TTACATAAATTTAAAATAATGACAAGAGTTTTTATTTCTATCTTTGTAAGATTATTAGAATAATAGGGGTGATACCGTGATTTATCTTGACTATGCAGCAACAACACCAATGAGTGACAATGCTCTTCACATATATACGAAAGCCGCAAAAAGTGCATTTGGAAACAGCAGTAGCTTACATGATATTGGGGAAATTTCAGCAAAAACACTACATGCCTCTAGAAAAATCATTGGAGATTCTATTGGAGGAAATGAAAAAGGCGTTTATTTTACAAGCGGAGGTAGTGAAGCAAATATAGTTGCTGTTCAATCTTTATTAAATGGCTTAGATTCTAACAAAAAACATTTGATTACCACTGTAATGGAGCATTCTTCGCTTTTTACTTATTTCAAAAGATTAGAATCTGAAGGATTTGAAGTAACTTTCTTACCTCCTGATAAATATGGGAACATTTCATTATCTTCAGTAAAAAAGGCAATAAAGAGTGATACAGGACTTGTCTCTATTCAACACGGTAATTCAGAGATAGGAAGCATACAGCCTATTGAAGAAATTGGACTATCTTTAAAAGAAATGGGAATTATTTTTCATAGTGATTGTGTTCAAACATTTGGAAAAATACCTCTGAATGTTACCAATATTGATGCAATATCAATTTCAAGTCACAAAATTTACGGCCCTAAAGGAATCGGGGCAGCATATATTAATCCATCTATTCATTGGCACCCTGTCATACAAGGTACAACACACGAATCCGGGTTTCGACCTGGAACAGTCGATGTCCCTGCTGCTGCAGCATTTGCAACAGCAGCCAATGATATAATGACTAACAGAAATGACTTCTACAATCACTATCAAAAGTTGAAAAATTTGTTTATTGACTTACTTCATCCCTATAAGGAAAAAATAACTGTATTAAACTGGGATAACAAGTTTCACTCCCTGCCAAACATACTGCCTATTATGGTCAAGGGAATCGAGGGACAATATGTCATGCTCGAATGTAATCGGTTTGGCTTTGCTGTATCAACAGGAAGTGCATGTCAAGTCGGAATGCAGGCTCCCCCGAAATCTGTTGTTGCATTAGGATATAGTGATCAAGAAGCAAAGCAATTTATTAGGGCGTCTTTCGGAAAGGATACAACGGAAGAACATATTAGACGTTTTACTGATATTTTAATAAGAATTGTAGAAAATTTCTAAAAAACTTGATGGAATATAAAGAGCAATGGTTTACTAGTGTATAGAGTGTACTCTGGAGGAATGAAAATGAAAGATAAAATATTAGGAGAAGAGCGAAGAAGCCTATTATTAGACAGACTAATAAATGCCGAGGGCCCCATCACGGGTGGAGAGCTGGCAACCTTAGCGAATGTGAGCAGACAAGTTATTGTACAGGATATTTCGCTACTAAAAGCCAAAAACCATCCAATTATGGCAACAAGTCAAGGCTATGTTTATTTAAATAAAGAAGCGAATGAACAAAAACTGCATGAACGTATTATTGCATGTAGTCATAATCCTGAACGAACAGAAGAGGAACTAACCATTCTGGTGGATCACGGTGTTTTCATCAAAGATGTTATTGTTGAACATCCTGTTTACGGTGACTTAACAGCATCTATTATGGTTGGAAATCGAAATGATGTAAAAGAATTCATGAAAAAAATCAATCAGCATAATGCTGCTTATTTATCACAATTAACAGAAGGTCTACACCTTCATACGTTGCAGGCAGATACAAGCGAAAAATTAGATCTAGCTTGTGAAGAGTTAAGTAAGGCTGGATTTTTAGTAAAAGAATAATAGGTGACGCTAATGGCACGTGTTCTATTCTGAAGTAC
This Metabacillus endolithicus DNA region includes the following protein-coding sequences:
- a CDS encoding IscS subfamily cysteine desulfurase; the protein is MIYLDYAATTPMSDNALHIYTKAAKSAFGNSSSLHDIGEISAKTLHASRKIIGDSIGGNEKGVYFTSGGSEANIVAVQSLLNGLDSNKKHLITTVMEHSSLFTYFKRLESEGFEVTFLPPDKYGNISLSSVKKAIKSDTGLVSIQHGNSEIGSIQPIEEIGLSLKEMGIIFHSDCVQTFGKIPLNVTNIDAISISSHKIYGPKGIGAAYINPSIHWHPVIQGTTHESGFRPGTVDVPAAAAFATAANDIMTNRNDFYNHYQKLKNLFIDLLHPYKEKITVLNWDNKFHSLPNILPIMVKGIEGQYVMLECNRFGFAVSTGSACQVGMQAPPKSVVALGYSDQEAKQFIRASFGKDTTEEHIRRFTDILIRIVENF
- a CDS encoding transcription repressor NadR; the protein is MKMKDKILGEERRSLLLDRLINAEGPITGGELATLANVSRQVIVQDISLLKAKNHPIMATSQGYVYLNKEANEQKLHERIIACSHNPERTEEELTILVDHGVFIKDVIVEHPVYGDLTASIMVGNRNDVKEFMKKINQHNAAYLSQLTEGLHLHTLQADTSEKLDLACEELSKAGFLVKE